The proteins below are encoded in one region of Micromonospora pisi:
- a CDS encoding WXG100 family type VII secretion target, with the protein MTQPGSSSLGNIGAWEEGLIMVLKAEGMDRRQYADPTWISLIEAFYVNSQNDPWNDSMGTPGANEFTIYRRTAREYPGDVLGEAYYLIKGRVDWYVGSAGASPHERFWNEFWTHSGNILNSPPTPLPLDPRTFHTVAESTYNLSTWLDDSVQRLQVEIGKLDGDGPGFEGSAAGAFRSVLENLRQEMSLLRQDLETSSNWPQMLHDNGDVAQAFWNELRKAWESWSSKTEYQPSEMIRRVMAQIEWQIDDLGRKTDDFNKASWDAGLLTKFEDLPSWNFELDFGAGTDTYDFKNPGAALAKLDAAMHAFFRRALEELDQVMRTQFDLLRTSFDKTYMGLMDPRTYVPPPPPIPDPKVGGGGGAGADLNLDGGGADLNLDGGGGGGGGGGGGGGGGLDIGGGGDGLDLGGGGGGGGGGGGGFDALGLDGDGGPDLDVLTSGGSNGSNVPGAGFEGSGLPGSGLPGAGGSGLGGVGGGGSIGGPGGGFAGGPGLGGLPGLPGGGRPVPGRDEPGGGAGGIGTGDDDFLEDPSAIDPDDLPGAGGSFPGLGAGTGGVGGGLPALGGSGPGAGGSFPGLGGSSGPGAGGSLPGLGGGGSPGVGGLPGSPGSGSGGDFFGGLPGSGGSLPGSIGGDGPGLGGEFPDLNPDAGGDGWQGGSKTPPPAGLRIGPLDPAPLAGGGGFDAGGGGWAGDGSGGVGLGGLGAAAAAGAAGGALAGGAVGAAGAGGMGGFPPMMPPMGGMGQGGGQQEKDRERTTWLAEEEEIWGTDPDVAPSVVGRDDVPDGPGRDGVRPSVPQGPGSPYGPSRGTGRQGGRGQ; encoded by the coding sequence ATGACTCAGCCAGGAAGCTCGAGCCTGGGCAACATTGGTGCCTGGGAAGAGGGGCTGATCATGGTGCTGAAGGCCGAGGGCATGGACCGCCGCCAGTACGCCGACCCCACCTGGATCAGCCTGATCGAGGCGTTCTACGTCAACTCCCAGAACGATCCGTGGAACGACTCGATGGGCACGCCGGGGGCGAACGAGTTCACCATCTACCGGCGTACCGCGCGCGAGTACCCGGGGGACGTGCTCGGCGAGGCGTACTACCTGATCAAGGGTCGGGTGGACTGGTACGTCGGGTCGGCGGGCGCGTCACCGCACGAGCGTTTCTGGAACGAGTTCTGGACCCATTCGGGGAATATCCTGAATTCGCCTCCGACGCCGTTGCCCCTCGATCCCCGCACTTTTCATACCGTTGCCGAGTCGACTTACAACCTGTCCACGTGGCTGGATGACAGTGTGCAGCGGTTGCAGGTGGAGATCGGTAAGTTGGATGGTGACGGTCCGGGGTTCGAGGGCTCGGCGGCGGGGGCTTTCCGGTCTGTTCTGGAGAATCTGCGTCAGGAGATGTCGTTGTTGCGGCAGGACCTGGAGACGAGTTCGAACTGGCCGCAGATGTTGCACGACAACGGTGATGTCGCCCAGGCATTCTGGAACGAGTTGCGGAAAGCATGGGAGTCCTGGTCGAGTAAGACGGAATATCAACCGAGCGAAATGATCCGCCGGGTGATGGCCCAGATCGAGTGGCAGATCGACGACCTCGGCAGGAAGACCGACGACTTCAACAAAGCCTCCTGGGACGCTGGCCTGCTGACGAAGTTCGAGGACCTGCCCAGCTGGAATTTCGAACTCGATTTCGGAGCTGGGACGGACACCTACGACTTCAAGAACCCGGGAGCGGCGTTAGCGAAGTTGGATGCCGCTATGCATGCCTTCTTCCGGCGAGCGTTGGAAGAGCTGGATCAGGTGATGCGTACGCAGTTCGACCTGTTGCGGACGAGTTTTGACAAGACGTACATGGGGTTGATGGATCCGCGTACGTACGTGCCGCCGCCTCCGCCGATTCCGGACCCGAAGGTGGGCGGTGGTGGCGGTGCTGGTGCTGATTTGAACCTCGATGGCGGTGGTGCTGACTTGAACCTGGACGGCGGCGGCGGCGGTGGCGGTGGCGGTGGTGGTGGCGGTGGCGGTGGGTTGGACATCGGTGGTGGCGGCGATGGTTTGGACCTGGGCGGTGGTGGCGGCGGTGGTGGCGGTGGCGGTGGCGGGTTCGATGCTCTGGGTCTTGATGGTGATGGCGGACCGGACCTGGATGTGCTCACCAGTGGTGGCTCCAACGGGTCCAATGTGCCGGGCGCTGGTTTCGAGGGTTCGGGACTTCCCGGTTCCGGGTTGCCGGGTGCGGGTGGCTCTGGTTTGGGCGGGGTCGGTGGTGGCGGTTCCATTGGTGGTCCCGGTGGTGGGTTTGCCGGTGGTCCGGGGCTTGGCGGGTTGCCGGGGCTGCCCGGTGGCGGTCGGCCGGTTCCGGGTCGGGACGAGCCCGGTGGCGGTGCGGGTGGGATCGGTACCGGTGACGACGACTTCCTGGAGGATCCGAGCGCGATCGATCCGGACGATCTGCCGGGTGCGGGTGGTTCGTTCCCTGGGCTGGGTGCTGGCACCGGTGGCGTCGGCGGTGGTCTTCCCGCGTTAGGCGGTTCGGGTCCGGGGGCTGGTGGGTCGTTCCCCGGTCTGGGCGGCTCGTCGGGTCCGGGCGCTGGCGGCTCGTTGCCCGGTCTGGGCGGTGGCGGCTCCCCCGGTGTGGGAGGTCTGCCAGGGTCGCCGGGTAGTGGTTCCGGTGGCGACTTCTTCGGCGGTCTTCCGGGGTCCGGTGGGTCGCTGCCGGGTTCGATCGGCGGGGATGGTCCGGGCCTGGGCGGTGAGTTCCCCGACCTGAACCCGGATGCCGGTGGCGACGGTTGGCAGGGAGGTTCCAAGACTCCGCCGCCGGCCGGGTTGCGCATCGGTCCGTTGGATCCTGCGCCGCTTGCCGGTGGTGGTGGGTTCGACGCTGGCGGCGGTGGTTGGGCCGGGGATGGTTCCGGTGGTGTGGGGTTGGGTGGTCTGGGTGCCGCTGCTGCGGCGGGTGCGGCCGGTGGTGCGTTGGCCGGGGGTGCCGTGGGTGCGGCGGGTGCGGGTGGGATGGGCGGATTCCCGCCGATGATGCCGCCGATGGGCGGCATGGGTCAGGG
- a CDS encoding WXG100 family type VII secretion target translates to MATYTVDLSDIDLAETQLKAVTDKLLASAQELKNKVDQYAAANAGAAIENYGAVQQQWDLGMNQVREGAAKAGQVLHMIGETYHEGDTAGASLFVA, encoded by the coding sequence ATGGCTACCTACACCGTCGACCTGTCCGACATCGACCTCGCCGAAACGCAGCTGAAGGCCGTGACCGACAAGCTCCTGGCCTCCGCCCAGGAGCTGAAGAACAAGGTCGACCAGTACGCTGCCGCGAACGCCGGCGCCGCGATCGAGAACTACGGCGCGGTGCAGCAGCAGTGGGACCTCGGCATGAACCAGGTGCGCGAGGGCGCGGCAAAGGCCGGTCAGGTGCTGCACATGATCGGTGAGACGTACCACGAGGGCGACACCGCGGGCGCCTCCCTCTTCGTCGCCTGA
- a CDS encoding WXG100 family type VII secretion target: protein MTQPRIISDDETRTSLINGFSQTVQDLEAAERTVLTSSAELGATWIGDASRRYQEGIQEISQGIVNIRSALNSLSDDMQRFAVMTTDTEDNNTAAAASVSLANESFTAQASWTN from the coding sequence ATGACCCAACCCCGGATCATTTCGGATGATGAGACCAGAACCAGCCTCATCAACGGGTTCAGCCAGACCGTGCAGGACCTGGAAGCCGCCGAGCGGACGGTGCTGACCAGCTCGGCCGAGCTCGGTGCCACCTGGATCGGCGACGCCTCGCGGCGCTACCAGGAGGGGATCCAGGAGATCTCGCAGGGCATCGTGAACATCCGCAGCGCGCTCAACAGCCTCAGTGACGACATGCAGCGGTTCGCCGTGATGACCACCGACACCGAGGACAACAACACGGCCGCCGCGGCCAGCGTCTCGCTCGCCAACGAGTCCTTCACCGCCCAGGCCAGCTGGACCAACTAG
- the eccB gene encoding type VII secretion protein EccB, whose amino-acid sequence MQSRRDQVQAQTYVLGRLTGALVSAEPDGLENPNRRMVVGAISGLLVAALVVAGFTIYGFIVPGGSSKWRAAGALVLEKETGTRYVFVDGTLRPVLNYSSARLLFEKEPKVVSVSTRSLKEVPHGQPVGIVGAPDALPAPGTVAAQAWTVCALANRDQAGALSTATTLTIERVVDGPRRDRPLGADDAIVATAAGESFLVWRGRRLRIAEPWLARVLGYDRSAFAVEAGWLESVPVGPDLAPLTIPGRGTAGPVIDGRQAHVGELFVARTASPPERRYLLQRDGLAELTPLAYTIAAADPETTKLYGGRPAVPFELSPGALAQLPVSRQAVLPAGLPETPPRLAEVAGGGTWCVRHTMADGGVEVTADLPVLASAAVRDGVGLTRTSRTAARVAVEPGVGGLVLAGRVDQAAGSGFYLVTDAGVKFPLASGAVAEQLGYPSAGARPVPRRLLEMLPTGPLLESALARR is encoded by the coding sequence GTGCAGTCCCGCCGGGATCAGGTGCAGGCGCAGACGTACGTGCTCGGCCGGTTGACGGGTGCGCTGGTCTCGGCCGAGCCCGACGGACTGGAGAACCCGAACCGCCGGATGGTGGTCGGCGCGATCTCCGGCCTGCTGGTTGCCGCACTGGTGGTCGCCGGGTTCACCATCTACGGGTTCATCGTTCCGGGCGGGTCGAGCAAGTGGCGCGCGGCCGGCGCACTGGTGCTGGAGAAGGAGACCGGGACCCGGTACGTCTTCGTCGACGGGACGCTGCGTCCGGTGCTCAACTACAGCTCCGCCCGGTTGCTGTTCGAGAAGGAGCCGAAGGTCGTCTCGGTCTCCACCCGGTCGCTGAAGGAGGTCCCGCACGGGCAACCGGTGGGCATCGTCGGCGCCCCGGACGCGTTGCCGGCTCCGGGCACGGTGGCCGCTCAGGCGTGGACTGTCTGCGCGTTGGCCAATCGGGACCAGGCCGGGGCGCTCTCCACCGCGACCACGTTGACGATCGAGCGGGTCGTGGACGGCCCGCGCCGGGACCGTCCCCTCGGGGCCGACGACGCGATCGTCGCCACCGCGGCCGGCGAGAGCTTCCTGGTCTGGCGGGGCCGCCGGCTGCGGATCGCGGAGCCGTGGCTGGCCCGGGTCCTCGGGTACGACCGGAGCGCGTTCGCGGTCGAGGCCGGTTGGCTGGAATCCGTACCGGTCGGGCCGGACCTGGCCCCGCTGACGATCCCCGGGCGGGGGACGGCCGGGCCGGTGATCGACGGGCGGCAGGCTCACGTCGGTGAGCTGTTCGTGGCCCGTACCGCGAGCCCGCCGGAACGGCGTTACCTGCTGCAACGGGATGGTCTGGCTGAGCTGACCCCGCTCGCGTACACGATCGCCGCCGCCGACCCGGAGACCACGAAGCTGTACGGCGGCCGGCCGGCGGTGCCGTTCGAGCTGAGCCCGGGGGCGCTGGCCCAACTTCCGGTCTCCCGGCAGGCGGTGCTGCCGGCCGGGTTGCCGGAGACACCGCCGAGGCTGGCCGAGGTGGCGGGCGGCGGCACCTGGTGTGTCCGGCACACGATGGCCGACGGTGGGGTGGAGGTGACCGCCGACCTACCGGTGCTCGCCTCGGCGGCGGTACGTGACGGGGTCGGTCTGACCCGTACCTCCCGGACCGCGGCCCGGGTCGCGGTCGAGCCGGGGGTGGGCGGGCTGGTCCTGGCCGGTCGGGTCGACCAGGCGGCGGGCTCTGGTTTCTATCTGGTCACCGACGCCGGGGTGAAGTTCCCGTTGGCTTCGGGTGCGGTGGCCGAACAGTTGGGCTACCCCTCGGCGGGGGCCCGACCGGTGCCGCGTCGGTTGCTGGAGATGCTGCCGACCGGGCCGTTGCTCGAATCAGCGCTGGCCCGGAGGTGA
- the eccD gene encoding type VII secretion integral membrane protein EccD, whose amino-acid sequence MSVTAPAEMCRLVVCGPGRQMEVAVPADVLVADLLPALLHHLGDNLADAGLAHGGWVLQRLGAPPLDEEATVAALGLNDGETVHLRPRADQIPPVHFDDLADGIATGVRTRSGAWRPEMIRWSALGVFAAVLLLGLVTLAMSGRPFDRAVGAAIVAVLCLAGAFGLSRAGGDRPFGMVAALAGVAYAGLAGMITPEVTRTDAPLALGGPHLFAGAVAALVAVLLAGVILGWAGPFVAAVVSAAIFAALGSGLSAFLDLTTGGAAAVVAVAATVLTVLVPMTAFRLARIYLAPLPTEPEHLQEDIDPEPSDVLLAQTAQADRYMTGLYAGNAVATAVAMVLLALTGGWAAWTLVALITVVRLLAGRPMTSGWHRLALAGPALLGLGVMTLVAVADVSSLLRVVLVVTVLPVAGFLSFVIGRKLPNRRIMPYWGRIADVLQLLTTVAMLPILLAVLGAYGAARALGG is encoded by the coding sequence ATGAGCGTCACCGCCCCTGCGGAGATGTGCCGCCTTGTCGTCTGTGGACCGGGCCGGCAGATGGAGGTCGCCGTACCAGCCGATGTGCTGGTGGCCGACCTTCTACCCGCATTGCTGCACCATCTCGGTGACAATCTCGCCGATGCCGGACTGGCGCACGGCGGCTGGGTCCTGCAACGGCTGGGTGCCCCGCCGTTGGACGAGGAGGCCACTGTCGCGGCCCTCGGGCTCAACGACGGCGAGACCGTCCACCTACGTCCCCGGGCGGACCAGATCCCGCCGGTGCACTTCGACGACCTCGCCGACGGCATCGCCACCGGCGTACGGACCCGCTCCGGGGCCTGGCGCCCGGAGATGATCCGCTGGTCGGCGCTGGGTGTCTTCGCCGCCGTGCTGCTGCTCGGACTCGTCACGCTGGCGATGTCCGGCCGGCCGTTCGACCGGGCCGTGGGCGCCGCGATCGTGGCGGTGCTCTGCCTGGCCGGGGCGTTCGGGCTGAGCCGGGCGGGTGGGGACCGGCCGTTCGGCATGGTCGCCGCACTGGCCGGGGTCGCGTACGCCGGGCTCGCCGGCATGATCACACCGGAGGTGACCCGGACGGATGCCCCCCTGGCGCTGGGCGGGCCGCATCTCTTCGCCGGTGCGGTGGCGGCGCTGGTGGCCGTGTTGCTCGCCGGGGTGATCCTCGGCTGGGCCGGGCCGTTTGTCGCCGCGGTGGTCAGCGCGGCGATCTTCGCCGCCCTGGGCTCGGGGCTGTCGGCGTTCCTGGACCTCACCACCGGCGGGGCGGCGGCCGTGGTCGCGGTGGCCGCGACGGTGCTGACCGTGCTGGTGCCGATGACCGCGTTCCGGCTCGCCCGGATCTACCTGGCCCCGCTGCCGACCGAACCGGAGCACCTGCAGGAGGACATCGACCCGGAGCCGAGTGACGTGCTGCTGGCCCAGACCGCGCAGGCCGACCGGTACATGACCGGCCTGTACGCCGGCAACGCCGTCGCCACCGCCGTCGCGATGGTGCTGCTCGCCCTCACCGGCGGGTGGGCGGCGTGGACACTGGTCGCACTGATCACGGTGGTCCGGCTGCTCGCCGGACGCCCGATGACCAGCGGCTGGCACCGGCTGGCACTGGCCGGCCCGGCGCTGCTGGGACTGGGCGTGATGACGCTGGTCGCGGTCGCGGACGTGTCGTCGCTGCTGCGGGTGGTGCTCGTCGTGACGGTGCTTCCGGTGGCCGGGTTCCTGTCGTTCGTCATCGGACGCAAGCTCCCCAACCGCCGGATCATGCCGTACTGGGGGCGGATCGCCGACGTGCTGCAGTTGCTCACCACCGTCGCCATGCTGCCGATCCTGCTCGCCGTGCTGGGCGCGTACGGCGCCGCGCGGGCGTTGGGGGGCTGA
- the eccCa gene encoding type VII secretion protein EccCa, whose translation MPSGEINLQEPPELPEIQNNGMRQAMMVLPMALMSGVMMMMFIGTSRGALTYVMMGMMVLAMGGMALGQMAFGGMDRKKRLGGDRRDYLRYLAQNRKRVRQNVKRQRDASDWQHPHPHSLWSLAMTSRRWERRATHPDFLEIRVGTGEQRLAVRITPLQTKPIEDLEPLAAKSLRRFIRAYTTISDQPIALFLRGFAQVRVAGDKDDSRAVVRAVLTQLVTFHAPEEVRLALCVAGDGVTAWEWAKWLPHLQHHNEQDAAGAVRLVGDTIEAVEQLLGEAFAARPRYEPGATPNRDEPYVVVIRDGGRLGNGTRMATAGYRNAVLIDLDDPTPAAGKGALCLQIDGDDLLMVRRDRVGNEVKNRLASPDRLSSARAAAVARTLSPYRLGIVTETSADNLKSDFDLGTLLHIPDLSRLDLRKLWAPRPMGERLRVPIGIDADGKPVELDIKESALGGMGPHGMLIGATGSGKSELLRTLVLALATTHSSETLNFILVDFKGGATFLGLDQLPHTSAVITNLADEAALVGRMQDALHGELVRRQELLRQAGGFSSVLDYERSRAQGSPLDPLPTLFIVVDEFSELLAAHRDFMDLFVMIGRLGRSLGVHLLLASQRVDDGRIGQLESHLSYRIGLRTFSAMESRSVIGVPDAYELPPAPGNGYLRTDVSTLIRFKAGYVSGGYRDTTTRVRQEIVQQQVVPYQLVSVPHREVEPELGDPARVEPVEPAEQTFERSVLATVVEQLVDHGPPAHQVWLPPLDASPTLDQLLPTLVPDPELGLTAIGWPGNGALVAPVGFIDKPFEQLRDLLIADLSGVGGHVGIAGGPRSGKSTLLRTLISSLALTHSPREVQFYCLDFGGGTLAAMAELPHVGSVAGRLDTDRVSRTVAEVTGLIGQRERRFADLGVDSMTTYRQMRADGRITDDPLGDVFLIVDGWFTLRQEFEALEAAVRQIAAQGLNFGVHLLLTASRWSEVHHAMRDQIGTRLELRLGDPVDSTIDLRLAATVPKLPGRGLTANKLHFLAAMPRIDGIADPNSLADGVRSLASMVGEFWDGPSAPPVRTLPGMLPAESLPAPHGDVRVPLGLDESGMQPVWHDFADLPHLTVLGDSESGKTNLLRHLARAVMARYTPAEARILIVDYRRQLFDAVPQPYRLGYSVSADSTKETIADAILGLGPRMPGADVTPEQLRRRDWWSGPRLFVLIDDYDLLAGHDSPLLPLVPYLSQGADIGFHLVLTRGAANVMRMSMDPLIRRLQETNSPDVALSCPPNEGPLLGNTKPRHLPPGRALLCTRRGARLIQTAWSAPGEPVEQPDPDQPVPATVTGASDGADPT comes from the coding sequence ATGCCGTCCGGCGAAATCAACCTTCAGGAGCCGCCGGAGCTGCCCGAGATCCAGAACAACGGCATGCGCCAGGCGATGATGGTGCTGCCGATGGCGTTGATGTCCGGCGTCATGATGATGATGTTCATCGGTACGTCACGTGGAGCACTGACCTACGTGATGATGGGCATGATGGTCCTCGCCATGGGCGGCATGGCGCTCGGCCAGATGGCGTTCGGCGGCATGGACCGCAAGAAGCGCCTCGGCGGGGACCGCCGCGACTACCTGCGTTACCTCGCCCAGAACCGCAAACGGGTACGGCAGAACGTGAAGCGCCAACGCGACGCCAGCGACTGGCAGCATCCCCACCCGCACTCGCTCTGGTCGCTGGCGATGACCTCACGGCGTTGGGAGCGGCGCGCCACCCATCCGGACTTCCTGGAGATCCGGGTCGGCACCGGCGAACAGCGGCTGGCGGTACGGATCACGCCGTTGCAGACCAAGCCGATCGAGGACCTGGAGCCACTGGCCGCCAAGTCGTTGCGCCGGTTCATCCGCGCCTACACCACCATCTCCGACCAGCCGATCGCCCTTTTCCTGCGCGGCTTCGCCCAGGTCCGGGTCGCCGGGGACAAGGACGACAGCCGTGCGGTGGTGCGCGCCGTACTCACCCAACTGGTCACGTTCCACGCCCCGGAGGAGGTCCGGCTGGCGCTCTGCGTGGCCGGCGACGGGGTGACCGCCTGGGAGTGGGCGAAGTGGCTGCCCCACCTGCAACATCACAACGAGCAGGACGCGGCCGGCGCGGTACGGCTGGTCGGCGACACCATCGAGGCGGTGGAGCAGCTCCTCGGCGAGGCGTTCGCCGCCCGGCCACGGTACGAGCCCGGCGCGACACCGAACCGGGACGAGCCGTACGTGGTGGTGATCCGCGACGGCGGCCGGCTCGGCAACGGCACCAGGATGGCCACCGCCGGATACCGCAACGCGGTCCTGATCGACCTCGACGACCCCACCCCGGCCGCCGGCAAGGGGGCGCTCTGCCTCCAGATCGACGGCGACGACCTGCTGATGGTCCGACGTGACCGGGTCGGCAACGAGGTGAAGAACCGGTTGGCCAGCCCCGACCGGCTCAGCTCGGCGCGGGCCGCCGCGGTGGCCCGGACCCTGTCGCCGTACCGGCTGGGCATCGTCACCGAAACATCGGCGGACAACCTGAAATCCGACTTCGACCTCGGCACCCTGCTGCACATCCCCGACCTGAGCCGCCTGGACCTGCGCAAACTCTGGGCACCCCGGCCCATGGGCGAGCGGCTGCGGGTGCCGATCGGCATCGACGCCGACGGCAAGCCGGTCGAGCTCGACATCAAGGAGTCCGCGCTCGGCGGCATGGGCCCGCACGGGATGCTGATCGGCGCCACCGGCTCCGGCAAGAGCGAACTGCTGCGTACGTTGGTGCTGGCCCTGGCCACCACGCACTCCTCGGAGACGCTGAACTTCATCCTGGTCGACTTCAAGGGCGGCGCGACCTTCCTCGGTCTCGACCAGTTGCCGCACACCTCCGCGGTGATCACCAACCTCGCCGACGAGGCCGCGCTGGTCGGGCGCATGCAGGACGCGCTCCACGGCGAACTGGTACGGCGCCAGGAACTGCTGCGCCAGGCGGGCGGCTTCAGCTCCGTACTCGACTACGAACGCTCCCGCGCCCAGGGCTCGCCCCTGGATCCGCTGCCGACCCTGTTCATCGTCGTAGACGAGTTCAGCGAACTGCTGGCCGCGCACCGGGACTTCATGGACCTGTTCGTGATGATCGGACGACTCGGCCGCTCCCTCGGGGTGCACCTGCTGCTGGCCAGCCAGCGGGTCGACGACGGCCGGATCGGACAGCTCGAATCGCACCTGTCGTACCGGATCGGACTACGGACGTTCTCCGCCATGGAGTCCCGCTCCGTGATCGGGGTGCCCGACGCGTACGAACTGCCGCCGGCCCCGGGCAACGGCTACCTGCGTACCGACGTGTCGACGCTGATCCGGTTCAAGGCCGGGTACGTCTCCGGTGGTTACCGCGACACGACCACCCGGGTACGGCAGGAGATCGTGCAACAGCAGGTGGTGCCGTACCAGCTGGTGTCCGTGCCGCACCGGGAGGTGGAGCCGGAGCTGGGCGATCCGGCCCGGGTCGAACCGGTGGAGCCGGCCGAGCAGACGTTCGAACGGAGCGTGCTGGCGACGGTGGTGGAGCAGTTGGTCGACCACGGGCCGCCGGCACACCAGGTCTGGCTGCCGCCCCTGGACGCCTCGCCGACCCTGGACCAGCTCCTGCCGACCCTCGTCCCCGATCCCGAACTCGGACTCACCGCCATCGGATGGCCGGGCAACGGTGCCCTCGTCGCGCCGGTGGGCTTCATCGACAAGCCGTTCGAGCAGCTCCGGGACCTGCTGATCGCCGACCTCTCCGGGGTCGGCGGGCACGTCGGCATCGCCGGTGGGCCACGCAGCGGCAAGAGCACCCTGCTCCGTACGCTGATCAGCAGCCTCGCGCTCACCCACAGCCCGCGCGAGGTGCAGTTCTACTGCCTCGACTTCGGCGGCGGCACGCTCGCCGCGATGGCCGAGCTGCCACACGTCGGCAGTGTCGCGGGGCGGCTCGACACCGACCGGGTGAGCCGGACCGTCGCCGAGGTGACCGGGCTGATCGGGCAGCGGGAGCGGCGCTTCGCCGACCTCGGTGTGGACAGCATGACGACGTACCGCCAGATGCGCGCCGACGGACGGATCACCGACGACCCGCTGGGCGACGTGTTCCTCATCGTCGACGGCTGGTTCACCCTGCGCCAGGAGTTCGAGGCGCTGGAGGCCGCCGTACGGCAGATCGCCGCCCAGGGCCTCAACTTCGGTGTCCACCTGCTCCTGACCGCGTCCCGCTGGTCGGAGGTCCACCACGCGATGCGGGACCAGATCGGCACCCGGCTGGAACTGCGCCTCGGCGACCCGGTCGACTCGACCATCGACCTGCGGCTGGCGGCCACCGTGCCGAAACTGCCCGGTCGTGGACTCACCGCCAACAAGTTGCACTTCCTCGCCGCGATGCCACGCATCGACGGCATCGCCGACCCGAACAGCCTCGCCGACGGCGTCCGGTCGCTGGCGTCGATGGTCGGCGAGTTCTGGGACGGCCCGTCGGCGCCACCGGTGCGTACCCTGCCCGGGATGCTGCCGGCCGAGTCGTTGCCCGCACCGCACGGCGACGTACGCGTCCCGCTGGGGTTGGACGAGTCCGGGATGCAGCCGGTCTGGCACGACTTCGCCGACCTGCCGCACCTGACCGTGCTCGGCGACAGCGAGAGCGGCAAGACGAACCTGCTGCGCCACCTGGCCCGGGCGGTGATGGCCCGCTACACCCCGGCCGAGGCACGCATTCTGATCGTCGACTACCGCCGGCAACTGTTCGACGCGGTGCCCCAGCCGTACCGCCTGGGCTATTCGGTATCCGCCGACTCGACCAAGGAGACGATCGCCGACGCGATCCTCGGTCTCGGGCCACGGATGCCCGGCGCCGACGTGACCCCGGAACAGCTCCGTCGCCGGGACTGGTGGAGCGGGCCGAGGCTGTTCGTCCTGATCGACGACTACGACCTGCTCGCCGGCCACGACAGCCCACTGCTGCCGCTCGTTCCCTACCTGTCGCAGGGCGCGGACATCGGCTTCCACCTGGTGCTGACCCGGGGCGCGGCGAACGTGATGCGGATGTCGATGGACCCGTTGATCCGCCGGCTACAGGAGACGAACAGCCCGGACGTGGCGCTCTCCTGCCCGCCGAACGAGGGTCCGCTGCTCGGTAACACCAAGCCGCGCCACCTGCCACCCGGTCGGGCGCTGCTCTGCACCCGCCGGGGTGCGCGACTGATCCAGACCGCGTGGAGTGCGCCGGGCGAACCGGTGGAGCAGCCGGATCCGGATCAGCCCGTCCCGGCCACGGTCACGGGCGCCAGCGACGGCGCCGACCCCACCTGA